One Clupea harengus chromosome 11, Ch_v2.0.2, whole genome shotgun sequence DNA window includes the following coding sequences:
- the LOC105905509 gene encoding lysophosphatidylcholine acyltransferase 1, protein MRLPNCRRCSVEGDGKELAPPVRNPFVHDLRFTTLQKAQIAVMTVTLFPLRLLMAAFMMLLAWPFAFLASMGRSETAMEPQNLWRRVVDVVLKTLMRAMWFTGGFHWMKVKGRQAPPSEAPIFTLAPHSSYFDAIPVTMTMASIVMKAESKDIPLWGTLIKYIRPVFVSRSDQDSRRKTVEEIKRRAQSDGEWPQIMIFPEGTCTNRSCLITFKPGAFIPAVPVQPVVIRYPNTLDTITWTWQGPGAFKILWLTLCQLHNEFEIEYLPTYTPSEEEKKNPALFAQNVRRIMAKALDVPITDYTFEDCQLAMAEGQLRLPSDTCLLEFARLVRRLGLKRDKTGRILEDYGMRARKRRGERVQLEEFARFLDAPESDLIRDMFALFDEHEDGTMDIREFVIALSVVCRPARTLETMKLAFKMYVEEVDSSIIEGELACILQTALGVADLSVTSLFQAVDAHDEGKITFESFQSFAELHPDFAEEFLFGEKRVFRSPSQTPVAPPASNGFCKKLD, encoded by the exons ATGAGATTGCCGAACTGCAGACGATGCTCAGTGGAAGGAGATGGGAAGGAGCTGGCTCCCCCCGTCAGAAATCCATTCGTGCATGACTTGAGATTCACAACGCTCCAGAAGGCTCAG ATTGCTGTGATGACAGTGACGCTGTTTCCCCTGCGGCTGCTGATGGCTGCCTTCATGATGCTCCTGGCGTGGCCGTTTGCCTTCCTGGCCTCTATGGGGCGCTCTGAGACCGCCATGGAACCCCAGAACCTCTGGAGGAG ggtggtgGATGTGGTGTTGAAAACCCTCATGCGGGCCATGTGGTTTACCGGAGGCTTCCACTGGATGAAGGTGAAGGGGCGCCAGGCTCCGCCAAGCGAAGCACCCATCTTCACACTGGCACCACACTCCTCCTACTTTGATGCCATTCCTGTTACCATGACGATGGCCTCCATTGTCATGAAGGCCGAGAGCAAGGACATTCCTCTTTGGGGCA ccctGATAAAGTACATCCGGCCAGTGTTTGTGTCACGCTCAGATCAGGACTCTCGCAGGAAGACGGTGGAGGAGATCAAACGCCGGGCCCAATCTGATGGGGAGTGGCCTCAG atcatGATCTTCCCTGAGGGAACGTGTACCAACAGGTCCTGCCTGATCACCTTTAAGCCAG GAGCGTTCATCCCAGCAGTGCCTGTCCAGCCAGTGGTGATCCGATACCCCAATACACTG gACACCATAACGTGGACATGGCAGGGCCCAGGAGC GTTTAAGATCCTGTGGCTCACACTCTGTCAGCTGCACAACGAGTTTGAGATTGAG tacCTCCCTACCTATACCCCatcagaagaggagaagaagaaccCAGCGCTGTTTGCTCAGAACGTGCGGCGGATCATGGCCAA ggcTTTGGATGTGCCGATCACAGACTACACGTTTGAAGACTGCCAGCTGGCCATGGCTGAAGGGCAGCTCCGCCTCCCCTCTGACACCTGCCTGCTGGAGTTCGCCCGCCTCGTCAGGAGACTggg TCTGAAGCGGGATAAGACGGGGCGTATCCTGGAGGATTATGGGATGCGTGCCCGGAAGCGCCGAGGGGAGCGCGTGCAGCTGGAAGAGTTTGCCCGCTTCCTGGACGCCCCCGAGTCCGACCTGATCAGGGACATGTTTGCCCTCTTCGACGAG catgAGGATGGCACGATGGACATCAGAGAGTTTGTCATTGCCTTGTCAGTGGTGTGCCGACCAGCTAGAACTCTGGAAACGATGAAGCTGGCCTTTAAG atGTACGTGGAGGAAGTGGACAGCTCCATCATTGAAGGGGAGCTGGCCTGTATCCTGCAGACAGCCCTGGGTGTGGCTGACCTCTCGGTGACCTCTCTGTTCCAAGCTGTCGATGCGCATGACGAAGGGAAAATCACATTTG AATCATTCCAGAGCTTTGCGGAGCTGCACCCGGACTTCGCCGAGGAGTTCCTGTTCGGCGAGAAAAGGGTCTTCCGAAGCCCCAGTCAGACCCCTGTGGCCCCACCGGCGTCCAACGGCTTCTGCAAGAAGCTAGACTga